From one Musa acuminata AAA Group cultivar baxijiao chromosome BXJ2-6, Cavendish_Baxijiao_AAA, whole genome shotgun sequence genomic stretch:
- the LOC103988437 gene encoding transcription factor CSA-like, which produces MSVCSYPSCSKGFDPLTLPLSIGDMGLFTPPPPPPPSFLGNMSSSSGERECMSGEQALGFQCLAGVKEHYEEDEGGDDTTHESGQQQKLCVRGHWRPAEDARLKELVSQYGPQNWNLIAEKLDGRSGKSCRLRWFNQLDPRINRSAFSEEEEERLLAAHRLYGNKWALIARLFPGRTDNAVKNHWHVIMARKHREQSNAYRRRKASNLPSLHPPSTQALPRRMEVIASINACSGESTITSIRDESASTCTDLSLNSFTSRALPHLLNISTCPTQQLHPYAIYNGLHENVLPAKNGCYGKLSVAPMELLPGVDQADYPYSTSEASASDTVAFHMSNAWPQGETAHGREKIRIPFIDFLGVGAT; this is translated from the exons ATGAGTGTTTGCAGTTATCCATCCTGTTCTAAAGGCTTTGATCCCCTCACACTTCCCTTGAGTATTG GTGACATGGGGTTGTTtacaccaccgccaccaccaccaccttcattTCTGGGGAACATGAGCTCTTCCTCAGGAGAGAGGGAATGCATGAGTGGTGAACAAGCTTTGGGGTTTCAGTGTCTGGCAGGGGTGAAAGAGCATTATGAGGAAGATGAAGGTGGTGATGATACTACACATGAGAGTGGCCAGCAGCAGAAGCTCTGTGTTAGGGGTCATTGGAGGCCAGCTGAGGATGCCAGGCTCAAGGAGCTTGTCTCCCAATATGGCCCCCAAAACTGGAACCTGATTGCTGAGAAACTAGATGGAAGATCAG GGAAGAGCTGCAGGCTGAGGTGGTTCAACCAGTTGGACCCAAGGATCAACAGGAGCGCCTTcagtgaggaagaagaggagaggctTTTGGCTGCCCATAGGCTTTATGGCAACAAATGGGCACTGATTGCCAGGCTCTTCCCTGGTAGGACAGACAATGCAGTCAAGAATCATTGGCATGTGATCATGGCCAGGAAGCACAGGGAGCAGTCCAACGCTTATAGGAGGAGGAAGGCCTCCAATCTTCCCTCCCTCCATCCTCCCTCAACTCAGGCCCTCCCTAGGAGGATGGAGGTGATCGCCAGCATCAATGCTTGCAGTGGTGAGTCCACCATCACCAGCATCAGAGACGAGTCTGCTTCCACCTGCACGGACCTCTCCCTCAATTCCTTCACCAGCAGAGCTTTGCCTCACCTCCTCAACATATCCACCTGCCCAACCCaacagttacatccctatgcCATCTACAATG GTTTACATGAGAATGTACTTCCAGCAAAGAATGGATGCTACGGGAAGCTTAGTGTTGCCCCCATGGAGTTGCTTCCCGGAGTTGATCAGGCAGATTACCCTTATTCCACTTCTGAGGCTTCAGCAAGTGACACAGTGGCCTTCCACATGAGCAATGCTTGGCCCCAAGGAGAAACTGCTCATGGAAGGGAGAAGATAAGGATACCCTTCATTGACTTCCTAGGTGTCGGTGCAACGTAG
- the LOC103987935 gene encoding protein LURP-one-related 8 — protein MAKVHPSAAAAAACTGGGGVRPAAVLTVWRRSLLFNGNGFAVFDAKGNLVFRVDNYASGSKAEVLLMDAAGKPLLTIRRKKLSLKDQWLIYEGEEAANPRFAAKRHVSLLHHGALAHVTPCVSGAKPCHAYEIQGSYLQRCCAVVDDKRRQLMEIKRKEPAKGITFGLDVFRLIVQPGFDTSFAMAIVMLLEKMFGSPS, from the exons ATGGCGAAAGTACACCCCAGCGCCGCAGCCGCAGCAGCGTGTACCGGGGGCGGGGGGGTGAGGCCCGCCGCGGTGCTGACCGTGTGGCGGAGGTCGCTCCTCTTCAACGGGAACGGGTTCGCGGTGTTCGATGCGAAGGGGAACTTGGTGTTCCGGGTCGACAACTACGCCTCGGGCAGCAAGGCGGAGGTCCTCCTCATGGACGCCGCCGGCAAACCGCTCCTTACCATTCGGAGAAAG AAACTGAGCCTAAAAGACCAGTGGCTGATCTACGAGGGAGAGGAGGCAGCTAATCCACGGTTCGCGGCCAAGAGGCATGTGAGCCTCCTCCACCACGGGGCACTGGCACATGTCACTCCATGTGTCTCAGGAGCCAAGCCTTGCCATGCCTACGAGATCCAAGGCTCCTACTTGCAGCGGTGCTGTGCTGTCGTCGATGATAAGAGGCGGCAATTGATGGAGATCAAGAGGAAGGAGCCTGCCAAAGGCATCACCTTTGGCCTCGACGTCTTCCGCCTGATCGTGCAGCCAGGCTTTGACACCTCATTCGCAATGGCTATTGTGATGCTTCTGGAGAAGATGTTTGGATCCCCGTCATAA
- the LOC135613505 gene encoding WUSCHEL-related homeobox 6-like: MDGRNGSPNRGLAGAEPVRSRWTPKPEQILILESIFNSGMVNPPKDETVRIRKLLEKFGSVGDANVFYWFQNRRSRSRRRQRQLQAAGLAADPGAAMHARQVGGAALYEPTSTGMSSNNSSGGGRLFACSSSASSSSSSSSSSSSLVGDDGGADDLFFSRQMGFMESCQNPFMCYPDVAPMNYQPGTITVFINGIPSEVPRGPIDLRAMFGQNVMLVHSSGELLPINEYGILLQSLQMGESYFLVSTST, encoded by the exons ATGGACGGCCGGAACGGCAGCCCAAACCGCGGTCTCGCCGGCGCGGAACCCGTGCGCTCCCGCTGGACCCCGAAGCCGGAGCAGATCCTCATACTGGAGTCCATCTTCAACAGCGGCATGGTTAACCCCCCCAAGGATGAGACGGTGAGGATCCGCAAGCTCCTCGAGAAGTTCGGCTCCGTCGGCGACGCCAACGTCTTCTACTGGTTCCAGAACCGGCGGTCAAGGTCCCGCCGCCGGCAGCGGCAGCTGCAAGCCGCGGGCCTCGCGGCGGATCCCGGAGCTGCGATGCACGCACGCCAGGTCGGTGGTGCAGCTCTGTATGAACCGACCTCGACCGGCATGTCATCGAACAACTCGTCTGGCGGAGGCAGGCTCTTTGCTtgctcttcttctgcttcttcttcttcttcttcctcctcctcatcctctagCCTTGTGGGGGATGATGGAGGTGCCGATGATCTCTTCTTCTCTCGCCAGATGGGCTTCATGGAGAGTTGCCAGAATCCTTTTATGTGCTATCCTGACGTCGCTCCAATGAACTATCAGCCTG GGACCATCACTGTCTTCATCAATGGGATCCCATCAGAAGTTCCAAGAGGACCTATAGACTTGAGAGCTATGTTTGGCCAAAATGTGATGCTCGTCCACTCCTCCGGAGAGCTTCTTCCCATCAATGAATACGGAATTCTACTGCAGAGCTTGCAGATGGGTGAAAGCTACTTCTTG GTATCAACATCTACTTAA
- the LOC135614930 gene encoding reticulon-like protein B1 codes for MSEVGDLKKINEKIHEYQGSSSSSDSDDEKPSFQNSRKKRLFGRKDTVHTVLGGGKSADIILWRNKQLSGSILTGVTVIWLLFVWMGYHLLTFICHFLILVLAVSFLWSNGASFVNRSPPKFPEVVLPEDLFITIAQSVRYEINEALATFYYVACGKDLKRFLMVIAGLWILSVIGSWFSFLTLFYIGFLILYTGPVFYENYEDHVDTAAEKAIHAINKQYAVLDAKVLQKIPYGTFANKKQH; via the exons ATGTCAGAAGTTGGTGATTTGAAGAAGATCAACGAGAAGATTCACGAGTACCAAGGGTCTTCGTCGTCGTCAGATTCAGATGATGAGAAGCCCTCGTTTCAGAACTCAAGGAAGAAACGACTGTTTGGAAGGAAGGATACTGTGCATACCGTCCTTGGAGGAGGAAAAT CTGCTGATATCATACTGTGGAGAAATAAACAACTGTCAGGAAGCATACTTACTGGAGTCACTGTTATCTGGCTTCTCTTTGTATGGATGGGCTATCATTTGCTGACATTTATCTGCCACTTTCTTATACTTGTACTAGCAGTGTCTTTCCTCTGGTCCAACGGTGCATCATTTGTCAACAG GTCCCCGCCCAAATTTCCTGAGGTTGTCTTGCCTGAGGACTTATTTATAACTATAGCTCAATCAGTAAGATATGAAATTAATGAGGCTTTGGCAACTTTCTATTATGTTGCTTGTGGAAAGGATCTGAAGAGGTTTTTGATG GTAATTGCAGGCTTGTGGATTCTTTCTGTAATTGGCAGCTGGTTCAGTTTCTTGACACTCTTCTACATAG GTTTTTTGATTCTGTACACCGGACCAGTATTCTATGAGAACTATGAGGATCATGTTGACACTGCTGCTGAGAAGGCAATCCATGCGATCAACAAGCAGTATGCAGTGCTGGATGCAAAGGTTCTTCAGAAAATTCCATATGGTACTTTTGCTAATAAAAAGCAGCACTGA
- the LOC135614931 gene encoding protein EIN6 ENHANCER-like, which produces MEPEVVGSEMVLPAALPFKRVQMSDKYPKGQSRGRHWKHLKQILQAENYASLPAHEPNYLNIESPPSLYPSKKYCDMTGFEAPYTDPRTKLRYANPDVFKRVRSLPNEYVQRYLALRNAAIILR; this is translated from the exons ATGGAGCCGGAGGTGGTGGGCTCAGAGATGGTGTTGCCGGCGGCTCTGCCCTTCAAGCGGGTGCAGATGTCAGACAAGTATCCGAAGGGACAGTCGAGAGGCCGCCACTGGAAGCACCTCAAGCAGATTCTCCAAGCCGAGAACTACGCCTCCCTACCTGCCCACGAACCCAACT ATCTAAATATCGAGTCACCTCCATCCTTGTATCCATCAAAGAAATATTGTGACATGACAGGCTTTGAG GCACCATACACTGATCCAAGGACGAAGCTACGGTATGCAAATCCAGATGTGTTCAAGCGCGTTCGATCACTTCCTAACGAGTACGTCCAACGGTATCTGGCTTTGAGGAACGCTGCGATCATTTTGCGATAG